Proteins encoded together in one Chloroflexi bacterium ADurb.Bin180 window:
- the glyA gene encoding Serine hydroxymethyltransferase, translating to MSREDEELILDQAHQMTHYRRYSDRRFYKGTEYANIIESLAQRRCAECFATKDVPAEAIRVNVQPLSGAAANLAVYSTLLRPGDTLMGMNLFQGGHLTHGSEFNLSGKLYKVVSYNVDRTTERLNYDAIRALALESRPKIIVAGYTSYPWAPDWARFRAIADEAGALLMADIAHTAGMAIAGVYPSPIGYADVITFTTHKTICSTRGAVIMTTDDDLAKTIDAAVFPGEQGGPHVNKFAALAVALGLAKTPAFHQLQRNIVANAQALAASLTRRGLKLAYGGTDTHMVLVNLRSIPSKTGFPLRGEIAARLLDLVGIVVNKQTIPGDEVTALASGIRLGTPWVTQRGLTAEHLDELADIIFRVITNIHPFAYMGATELPRGKIDLQVLEQARRDVDDLASRTLCEVPAKGLGYPHFQVQPKTPAVAQPLGLFNSLPKARATSDAALLDTTDNGVLRITGWRAKPHLQQVSTGNVAVLHVGQAMRTLLLDADGAVLDDVAILRNPADARGRDNYLLLTNPANTTRVTSWLRGLGDGYILFDHQDVFRKVEGPVTVEDLNGPALSDASARCVSLALRGAGAPAVLSKLGVPALQQGTVWSGTLHELPVTVAALGYGTGDTHYELLVHPDQAARLCQILQQAGATPQTDQLRQTARARASLPDYAGKRPSAQELYAGPLQSWFCLTKPYFVGQGSLKAVQPAATKQEFTWTADEHAPVRRTLLYEEHRKRTTKIIPFAGWDMPVWYTSVGEEHHAVRTAAGLFDVAHMGVLEVSGEHAASFLDVVASNYARWIDPGQSAYAYLFDPDGRVIDDIIMYRQAWDSYLLIINASNAEKDLAWLQAVNSGRYLIDRDNPAIQVEGQAIIRNLKDPSAGADQRVDLALQGPRSLAILQSLAADARTRLALSHIKRTEHARLKLAGLDIIAARTGYTGEEMGFELLVHPDHAVELWNTLLEAGAPYGIVPCGLAARDSTRIEAGLPLYGHELEGEMHILPTEAGFPLYVKFHKPYFIGRKHCLVAEAQKKRALIRFRVDEPGVRALRGGDPVVNKRGQYIGRVTSCTLVGTRQIGLALVDKRYNEPGSEIGVFPSSQADEGTLKSLKDLTSGDKVPLSIKATILKRFPDAEEKAGWKQQL from the coding sequence ACCTGGCCGTCTACAGCACCCTGCTTCGCCCCGGCGACACCCTGATGGGCATGAACCTTTTCCAGGGCGGCCACCTCACTCATGGGAGTGAGTTCAACCTCTCAGGCAAACTCTACAAGGTGGTTTCCTACAATGTTGACCGGACAACAGAGCGCCTGAACTATGATGCCATCCGCGCTCTGGCGCTCGAGAGCCGGCCCAAGATCATCGTTGCCGGCTACACCTCCTACCCCTGGGCACCAGACTGGGCCAGATTCCGGGCGATCGCCGACGAGGCCGGTGCCCTCTTGATGGCCGACATTGCTCACACCGCAGGCATGGCCATTGCCGGTGTGTATCCTAGCCCAATCGGCTATGCCGACGTGATCACCTTTACCACACACAAGACCATTTGCAGCACCCGTGGCGCTGTAATCATGACCACTGATGACGACCTGGCCAAGACCATCGATGCCGCTGTCTTTCCCGGTGAACAGGGCGGCCCGCACGTGAACAAGTTCGCGGCCCTCGCTGTAGCTCTGGGCCTGGCCAAGACCCCGGCCTTTCACCAGCTCCAGAGAAACATCGTAGCCAACGCTCAGGCCCTGGCGGCGTCGCTCACCAGGCGCGGCTTGAAGTTGGCCTATGGCGGTACCGACACACACATGGTATTGGTCAACCTGCGTTCGATTCCCAGCAAGACCGGGTTCCCGCTGCGCGGCGAAATCGCCGCCCGGTTGCTTGATCTGGTAGGGATCGTGGTCAATAAGCAGACCATCCCTGGCGACGAGGTAACTGCCCTGGCCAGCGGCATTCGCCTGGGTACTCCCTGGGTCACCCAGCGAGGCCTTACCGCAGAGCACCTGGACGAGCTGGCGGACATCATCTTCCGCGTGATCACCAACATCCACCCCTTTGCCTACATGGGCGCAACAGAACTGCCTCGCGGCAAGATCGACCTGCAAGTCCTCGAGCAGGCCAGGCGCGACGTCGATGACCTGGCTTCACGCACCCTCTGTGAGGTGCCGGCGAAAGGGCTGGGCTACCCTCACTTCCAGGTACAGCCCAAGACCCCCGCTGTGGCACAGCCCCTCGGTCTGTTCAATTCCCTGCCCAAAGCCAGGGCCACGTCAGACGCTGCTCTGCTCGACACCACGGACAACGGTGTGCTGCGTATCACTGGCTGGCGCGCCAAGCCGCATCTTCAGCAGGTATCGACGGGAAATGTTGCCGTGCTGCACGTCGGCCAGGCCATGCGCACTCTGCTGCTCGACGCGGACGGCGCGGTCCTCGACGATGTGGCCATCCTGCGCAACCCGGCCGACGCGCGCGGCCGGGACAACTACTTGCTGCTCACCAACCCGGCCAATACCACCCGGGTCACTTCCTGGTTGCGTGGCCTGGGGGATGGCTACATCCTCTTTGACCACCAGGACGTATTTCGCAAAGTCGAAGGGCCGGTGACGGTCGAGGACCTAAACGGGCCCGCTCTCTCGGATGCCAGCGCACGATGTGTGTCCCTGGCTTTGCGCGGCGCCGGGGCGCCAGCGGTCCTGTCCAAACTCGGCGTACCAGCCCTTCAGCAGGGTACCGTTTGGTCTGGCACACTCCACGAATTGCCGGTTACCGTCGCCGCGCTCGGCTACGGGACTGGCGATACGCACTATGAACTGCTGGTGCACCCCGATCAGGCAGCCCGGTTGTGCCAGATCCTTCAGCAAGCAGGCGCAACGCCCCAGACAGACCAACTCCGCCAGACAGCGCGTGCCAGGGCCAGTCTGCCCGACTATGCCGGCAAGCGGCCCTCCGCACAGGAACTCTACGCTGGCCCGCTCCAGTCCTGGTTCTGCCTGACCAAACCCTACTTTGTCGGACAGGGTTCGCTGAAAGCAGTTCAACCTGCGGCGACGAAACAAGAGTTCACCTGGACGGCCGATGAGCACGCCCCTGTTCGCCGGACTCTGCTTTACGAGGAGCACCGCAAGAGGACAACCAAGATCATTCCTTTTGCCGGCTGGGATATGCCAGTATGGTACACCAGCGTCGGAGAGGAACATCACGCCGTCCGCACGGCCGCGGGTCTGTTCGATGTAGCTCATATGGGTGTCCTGGAGGTTTCAGGGGAGCACGCTGCCAGCTTCCTCGACGTCGTCGCCAGCAACTATGCCCGCTGGATCGATCCCGGCCAGTCGGCCTATGCCTACCTCTTTGATCCCGACGGGCGGGTCATCGACGACATCATCATGTACCGCCAGGCCTGGGATTCCTACCTCCTGATAATCAATGCCTCCAACGCCGAGAAGGACTTGGCCTGGCTGCAAGCAGTCAATTCAGGACGCTACCTGATCGACCGCGATAACCCGGCAATCCAGGTCGAAGGTCAGGCCATCATCCGCAACCTCAAGGACCCGAGCGCAGGTGCGGACCAGCGAGTTGATCTGGCTCTCCAAGGGCCCAGGTCTCTGGCCATCTTGCAGAGTCTGGCCGCCGATGCCAGGACGCGGCTGGCACTGTCGCACATCAAGCGCACCGAGCATGCGCGCCTCAAGCTCGCCGGGCTGGATATCATTGCCGCGCGCACCGGCTACACCGGCGAGGAGATGGGATTCGAGCTGCTCGTGCATCCAGACCACGCCGTCGAGTTGTGGAATACCCTGCTTGAGGCTGGTGCTCCCTATGGTATTGTGCCCTGCGGACTGGCTGCTCGCGACTCGACCAGAATCGAGGCGGGGCTACCACTCTACGGGCATGAGCTTGAGGGTGAGATGCACATCTTGCCTACAGAGGCAGGCTTTCCACTCTATGTCAAGTTCCACAAGCCATACTTTATCGGGCGCAAGCACTGCCTGGTAGCCGAAGCTCAGAAGAAGCGAGCGTTGATCCGCTTCCGTGTTGACGAGCCTGGTGTGCGGGCGCTGCGTGGCGGAGATCCCGTGGTCAACAAGCGTGGCCAGTACATCGGTCGGGTGACCAGTTGCACCTTGGTCGGTACTCGCCAGATTGGCCTGGCCCTGGTGGACAAACGGTACAATGAGCCCGGTTCGGAGATAGGCGTCTTCCCCTCCTCCCAGGCCGATGAGGGCACACTCAAGTCATTGAAGGACCTGACCAGTGGCGACAAGGTGCCCCTGTCCATCAAAGCCACCATTCTCAAGCGTTTCCCTGATGCAGAGGAAAAGGCTGGCTGGAAGCAGCAGCTCTAG
- the gcvPB gene encoding putative glycine dehydrogenase (decarboxylating) subunit 2 encodes MNEPLVYEMSSPGRVGVSLPSCDVPQARLPQGMLRHDLPLPEVSEVDLIRHYVRLSQLNYALDKGFYPLGSCTMKYNPKVNEETARLPGFVQTHPYQDERTVQGNLFLLYQLQEFLKEILGFGGVSLQPAAGAHGELAGVLIIRAYHQSRGDSRRMRMLIPDSAHGTNPASTAMAGFETVKVPSDARGNVDLDALRGLCDGTVAGLMLTNPNTLGLFEEQVIEIARLVHGCGALLYGDGANLNAIMGIVKPGELGFDVMHVNLHKTFSTPHGGGGPGAGPVGVSAALVPFLPGPIVVRELAEDEHECDDDSCGCGEEECGCEDDEETYFYRLSMPEKSIGRVKAFYGNFGVCVKAYTYIRMLGAAGLRQASENAVLNANYLLGRLKGVYPLPYDRTCMHEFVLSGRLPGAPEVHTLDIAKRLMDYGFYPPTVYFPLIVPEAIMIEPTETESRQTLDSFAEAMIRIAEEARSNPELLHDAPHSAPVARLDEVQAARQPVLTCLKS; translated from the coding sequence ATGAACGAGCCACTGGTCTATGAGATGAGCTCACCCGGCAGGGTCGGTGTAAGCCTGCCGAGCTGTGATGTGCCTCAAGCGCGCCTGCCGCAGGGGATGCTTCGCCATGATCTGCCTCTGCCTGAGGTCAGTGAGGTTGACCTGATTCGGCACTATGTTCGGCTCTCTCAGCTCAATTACGCGCTGGACAAGGGATTCTACCCCCTTGGTTCTTGCACTATGAAGTACAACCCCAAAGTCAACGAGGAGACAGCGCGCTTGCCCGGCTTTGTGCAGACCCATCCCTACCAGGATGAGCGGACGGTGCAGGGCAACTTGTTCCTGCTCTACCAGCTGCAGGAGTTTCTCAAAGAAATCCTCGGCTTTGGCGGCGTATCCTTGCAGCCGGCGGCAGGCGCGCACGGCGAACTCGCCGGGGTGCTGATTATTCGCGCCTACCACCAGTCGCGAGGGGACAGCCGGCGCATGCGGATGCTCATACCGGACTCTGCCCATGGCACGAACCCGGCGTCTACGGCGATGGCTGGCTTTGAGACGGTCAAGGTTCCGTCAGACGCCAGGGGCAACGTTGACCTGGACGCGTTGCGTGGCCTATGCGACGGAACAGTGGCCGGCCTGATGCTGACCAATCCCAACACCCTGGGCCTGTTTGAGGAACAGGTGATTGAAATCGCCAGGCTGGTCCACGGCTGCGGGGCACTGCTGTACGGCGACGGTGCGAACCTGAACGCCATCATGGGCATTGTCAAGCCAGGCGAGCTGGGGTTTGACGTGATGCACGTGAATCTGCACAAGACCTTCTCCACGCCTCACGGAGGTGGGGGGCCGGGGGCTGGCCCGGTCGGAGTCAGCGCGGCGCTGGTTCCTTTCCTGCCGGGACCGATAGTAGTCAGAGAACTGGCAGAGGACGAGCATGAGTGTGACGATGACTCGTGCGGCTGCGGCGAGGAAGAATGTGGCTGTGAGGACGACGAGGAAACCTACTTCTATCGCCTGTCGATGCCTGAGAAGTCAATTGGCCGCGTGAAGGCGTTCTATGGGAACTTTGGCGTGTGCGTCAAGGCGTACACCTACATTCGCATGCTCGGAGCTGCCGGCCTGCGCCAGGCCAGTGAGAACGCGGTGCTCAATGCCAACTATCTGCTTGGTCGGCTCAAGGGAGTGTACCCGCTGCCCTACGACCGCACCTGCATGCACGAGTTCGTGCTCTCCGGCAGACTTCCCGGGGCTCCGGAAGTACATACTCTGGACATTGCCAAGAGACTGATGGACTATGGATTCTACCCACCGACAGTCTACTTCCCGTTGATCGTTCCCGAAGCGATTATGATCGAGCCGACGGAAACTGAAAGCAGGCAAACTCTGGATAGCTTTGCCGAAGCAATGATACGAATCGCGGAGGAAGCGAGGTCCAACCCGGAGCTGTTACACGATGCGCCGCACAGCGCACCGGTGGCGCGGCTGGACGAGGTTCAAGCAGCGCGCCAGCCAGTGCTGACCTGTCTCAAGAGCTAG
- the gcvPA gene encoding putative glycine dehydrogenase (decarboxylating) subunit 1 — protein sequence MSYVPNTEADRVAMLKAIGARDIDELFHDIPQEFRYPVLNLPPAVSELEVLREMGELSEYNLDLNHAPCFLGAGAYRHFVPSVVGHVIGRGEFYTAYTPYQAEISQGTLQSVFEYQSLICALTGMDVANASHYDGATALAEAVLMAVSVGRGKRRKVVVSPGVHPEYRAVVRTYAQGMGLTFAGEDGDPQDLSSLQQEVDAQTACVLVQNPGFLGSLGEPRELKTLADAAHVAGALFVVTADPISLGLFAPPSEYGADIVCGEGQSLAGGLSFGGPYLGYFACKQEYVHKMAGRIVGQTVDKNGKRGFVLTLSAREQHIRREKATSNICSNQALMSLAAAVYLTAMGKSGLRQVAELCFHKAHYAAQQLAAVPGFALLSRRPFFKEFALRCPRPVAEINQYLLDEYGIIGGYDLSHDYPQLQNTMLVCVTEMNIREEIDELVEALGEVEVAE from the coding sequence GTGTCCTACGTGCCAAACACGGAGGCTGACCGTGTCGCGATGCTGAAGGCGATAGGCGCTCGAGACATCGACGAGCTCTTCCACGACATACCGCAGGAGTTTCGCTACCCCGTGCTGAACCTACCGCCGGCGGTGTCAGAGCTCGAAGTGCTGCGCGAAATGGGGGAACTCAGCGAGTACAACCTGGACCTCAATCATGCCCCTTGTTTCCTCGGGGCAGGGGCCTACCGGCATTTCGTGCCCAGCGTGGTAGGGCACGTGATTGGCCGCGGCGAGTTCTACACTGCTTACACGCCCTACCAGGCAGAGATCAGTCAGGGAACGCTGCAGAGCGTCTTTGAGTATCAGAGCCTGATCTGCGCCCTTACTGGCATGGATGTGGCCAATGCGTCTCACTATGATGGGGCCACCGCGCTCGCCGAGGCAGTGTTGATGGCGGTGAGCGTGGGCAGGGGCAAACGGCGCAAGGTAGTGGTGTCACCCGGTGTGCATCCGGAATACCGGGCCGTGGTGCGTACTTATGCTCAGGGAATGGGGCTGACTTTTGCCGGCGAGGATGGCGATCCGCAGGATCTGTCATCCTTGCAGCAAGAGGTGGACGCGCAGACGGCTTGTGTGCTGGTACAGAACCCCGGTTTCCTGGGTAGTCTGGGAGAACCCAGGGAGCTCAAGACTCTGGCTGATGCAGCGCACGTTGCTGGTGCTCTCTTTGTAGTTACAGCAGACCCGATCTCGTTGGGGCTGTTTGCTCCGCCGTCTGAATATGGTGCGGACATTGTGTGCGGAGAGGGGCAGTCTCTGGCTGGCGGGTTGAGTTTTGGTGGACCTTATCTGGGCTACTTTGCCTGCAAGCAAGAGTATGTGCACAAGATGGCCGGTCGCATCGTGGGCCAGACCGTGGACAAGAACGGCAAAAGAGGCTTTGTGCTAACCCTGTCGGCGCGCGAGCAGCACATCCGGCGGGAGAAAGCCACATCCAATATCTGCTCCAACCAGGCCCTTATGTCTCTGGCCGCCGCCGTTTACCTGACGGCGATGGGCAAGAGCGGTCTCCGTCAGGTGGCCGAGCTGTGCTTCCACAAGGCACACTACGCAGCTCAGCAGTTGGCTGCCGTTCCCGGATTCGCCCTGCTGAGCCGGCGGCCGTTCTTTAAGGAATTTGCCTTGCGCTGCCCACGGCCGGTGGCAGAGATCAACCAGTATCTCCTCGATGAGTATGGGATCATCGGCGGGTATGACCTTAGTCACGACTACCCTCAGCTACAAAACACCATGCTCGTCTGTGTGACGGAGATGAACATTAGAGAGGAAATCGACGAGTTGGTGGAAGCGCTCGGGGAAGTGGAGGTGGCGGAATGA
- the gcvH gene encoding Glycine cleavage system H protein, with protein sequence MVEYLQDRRYASSHEWVKLEGDEGLCGISDFAQHELSNVVYVELPEVGETFAKGDTFATVESVKAASDIYMPMGGEILAVNEKLADQPQLVNEQPFGDGWLIRFKVLDVAEYEGLQDAAAYQKQCEEEKGGH encoded by the coding sequence ATGGTAGAGTATCTGCAAGACCGCCGTTACGCATCCAGCCATGAATGGGTCAAGCTGGAGGGCGATGAAGGGCTCTGCGGGATCAGTGACTTTGCCCAGCACGAGCTGAGCAACGTGGTCTATGTTGAGCTGCCCGAGGTCGGTGAGACCTTTGCCAAAGGGGATACTTTCGCCACTGTTGAATCGGTCAAGGCGGCATCGGATATCTATATGCCGATGGGGGGAGAGATCCTGGCGGTCAATGAGAAGCTGGCTGATCAGCCCCAACTGGTGAACGAGCAGCCCTTTGGCGATGGGTGGTTGATCCGCTTCAAGGTTCTTGATGTCGCGGAGTACGAAGGGCTCCAGGATGCCGCTGCCTACCAGAAGCAATGTGAGGAAGAAAAGGGAGGCCACTAA
- the lipM gene encoding Octanoyltransferase LipM, with protein sequence MLFAEWRLVLTGPADGYVNMAIDEATLTLAAEHRVPPTVRIYSWDGPWYSVGYLQQISAMRSDLSHKDLKCVRRLTGGGTCLHGGDLSYSVVVSLSDTLLPGDVISSYERISSGVIEGLRLLGIDSRYAPPVHVDLDNHAIATAAQARRQGILLHQGTIALTPCMVTCSDVLPRQRLSTISEIVGGVVDFEAGARALGMGLMRALGVDLSPGVLFAREKRLARQLWREKYMLPEWTFAR encoded by the coding sequence ATGCTCTTTGCCGAGTGGCGTCTGGTCTTGACTGGACCTGCTGATGGCTACGTCAATATGGCTATTGACGAGGCTACCTTGACCCTGGCCGCCGAGCATCGCGTTCCCCCGACAGTGCGCATCTACTCGTGGGATGGCCCCTGGTACAGCGTCGGCTACTTGCAGCAGATTAGCGCCATGCGCTCGGACTTGAGCCACAAAGACCTCAAATGCGTACGGCGGCTGACCGGCGGAGGGACATGCCTGCACGGCGGCGACCTGTCGTACAGTGTAGTTGTCTCACTATCCGATACCTTGTTGCCAGGCGACGTTATCTCCTCCTACGAACGGATATCCTCGGGTGTTATCGAGGGACTGCGGTTGTTGGGAATTGATTCGCGCTATGCACCGCCGGTTCACGTGGACTTGGACAATCACGCCATCGCCACAGCCGCTCAGGCACGGCGCCAGGGGATTCTTCTGCACCAGGGGACCATCGCCCTAACCCCTTGTATGGTCACCTGCAGCGATGTACTGCCCAGGCAGAGACTGAGCACCATCAGCGAAATCGTCGGCGGGGTCGTTGATTTTGAAGCTGGTGCGCGCGCCCTGGGTATGGGGCTGATGCGCGCTCTGGGCGTAGACCTCAGCCCCGGAGTGCTCTTTGCCAGGGAGAAACGCCTTGCCCGCCAGCTCTGGCGAGAGAAGTATATGCTTCCTGAGTGGACGTTTGCGCGCTAG
- a CDS encoding biotin synthase — protein MLRDPAPVTDVLVSLARRDDQGSSSAVSGEVRVSAGTAAVLGLQPLKQEYLPTTAYLMVGERCRCDCSFCAQAWSSSAQSGFLSRVVWPSFAWADTLKAISTGYGQGLVKRCCLQVTVSDGYLQRAEELVRDLASIEGLPICTSIAAPSLDAIERLLNSGAERVTLALDAAGERVFHAVKGQGWARRLELLRQAAQEFPGRIGTHVIVGLGETEREMLERLQEMVERKVTVGLFAFTPVAGTAWAAHAPPPITVYRRIQAAWYLLRTQRIRLEDMVFGADQAITFLGQSRAEIVALLADGVAFQTAGCTDCNRPYYNERPGKAMYNYPRPLRAEEIRQALDEALAVQGEAG, from the coding sequence ATGTTGCGTGATCCGGCGCCCGTGACCGATGTGCTTGTCTCCCTGGCGCGCCGAGACGACCAGGGATCATCGTCGGCTGTGTCAGGGGAAGTGCGCGTTTCCGCCGGGACAGCGGCAGTCCTTGGCCTGCAACCGTTGAAGCAAGAATACCTGCCTACCACTGCCTACCTGATGGTCGGTGAACGTTGCCGCTGTGACTGTTCGTTCTGCGCTCAGGCCTGGTCTAGCAGCGCACAATCGGGCTTTCTATCTCGGGTGGTGTGGCCGAGCTTTGCCTGGGCGGACACGCTGAAAGCGATCTCAACGGGATACGGACAAGGCCTGGTCAAGAGATGCTGCCTTCAGGTGACCGTGTCCGATGGCTACCTGCAGCGCGCTGAGGAGCTTGTGCGCGACCTGGCCAGCATAGAGGGTCTGCCCATCTGCACCTCCATCGCTGCTCCCTCGCTCGACGCGATTGAACGCCTGCTGAACAGTGGTGCCGAGAGGGTAACCCTCGCCCTGGATGCTGCAGGCGAGCGAGTCTTCCACGCTGTCAAGGGTCAGGGATGGGCCAGACGGCTGGAACTGCTCCGGCAAGCGGCACAGGAGTTCCCGGGGCGTATTGGAACACACGTGATCGTAGGACTGGGTGAAACCGAGAGGGAGATGTTGGAGCGGCTGCAGGAGATGGTGGAGCGCAAAGTCACCGTTGGGCTCTTTGCTTTCACTCCTGTGGCCGGCACGGCCTGGGCAGCACACGCACCCCCGCCGATAACGGTGTACCGGCGCATTCAGGCAGCGTGGTATTTGCTGCGAACGCAGAGGATCCGCCTGGAAGACATGGTCTTTGGAGCTGACCAGGCGATCACGTTTCTTGGCCAGAGTCGCGCCGAGATTGTGGCTCTGCTGGCCGACGGTGTCGCCTTCCAGACCGCCGGCTGCACAGACTGCAATCGCCCGTATTACAACGAGCGCCCTGGAAAGGCGATGTACAACTATCCACGGCCGCTGAGGGCGGAAGAGATACGTCAGGCGCTGGATGAAGCGCTGGCAGTACAAGGTGAAGCAGGCTAA
- a CDS encoding galactoside permease: MKLDYKKTFLLGFGFFGISVIWSVYNAYIPIFLREYNLPLALVGLIMTFDNIAGITIQPYVGFLSDRTRTRFGRRIPFMMIGAPIAAIFFALVPVLHLWVPVFPLLLTAIIVMNIAMAIFRTPTVALMPDITPSPLRSKANGIINLMGGLGTTLAFLGGAFLYRVNRGLPFWFGSALMLVATAVVVKVIKEPQQYEEAAEQRVGVLATIREIVTSQEKSALFILLAIFAWFIGYNAIETFWTTYGKEFLGIKESTAAMMLTYTSAAFLLFALPSGFIATRFGRRRTILAGLSVLLVMILGGLFTTNMIYLTVMLILAGVGWALININSFPMVSDLAPPGKIGSYTGLYYFFSMLAAITAPPLVGALMDQFGHRMLFVFSPLFMGLAILCMSQVKRGEASS, encoded by the coding sequence ATGAAACTCGACTACAAAAAGACATTTCTGTTAGGGTTTGGTTTCTTTGGCATCAGCGTAATCTGGTCAGTCTACAATGCCTACATTCCTATCTTTTTGCGCGAGTACAACCTGCCTCTGGCGCTGGTTGGACTCATTATGACCTTTGACAACATTGCCGGAATTACGATTCAGCCCTATGTTGGATTCCTGAGCGACCGAACCCGCACTCGTTTTGGACGGCGGATCCCCTTTATGATGATTGGCGCCCCGATTGCTGCCATCTTCTTTGCCCTGGTTCCGGTGTTGCATCTCTGGGTGCCTGTCTTCCCGCTGCTCCTGACAGCCATCATTGTGATGAACATCGCCATGGCGATCTTTCGCACTCCCACCGTCGCTCTGATGCCCGACATCACGCCATCGCCTCTGCGCAGCAAGGCCAATGGCATCATCAACCTGATGGGCGGACTGGGCACAACTCTGGCCTTCCTCGGCGGAGCATTCCTCTATCGAGTCAATCGCGGGTTGCCGTTTTGGTTTGGCTCCGCGCTGATGCTGGTGGCCACAGCGGTCGTGGTGAAAGTGATCAAGGAGCCACAGCAGTATGAGGAAGCGGCGGAGCAGCGCGTGGGAGTGCTGGCGACGATTCGGGAGATCGTCACCAGTCAGGAGAAAAGCGCCCTGTTCATCCTGCTGGCCATCTTTGCCTGGTTCATCGGCTACAATGCCATCGAGACCTTCTGGACGACCTACGGCAAGGAATTCCTGGGCATCAAGGAGAGTACCGCCGCAATGATGCTGACCTATACCTCAGCGGCCTTTCTGCTCTTTGCTCTGCCGTCTGGTTTCATCGCCACTCGGTTTGGCCGACGGCGTACTATTCTTGCCGGGCTCAGCGTCCTTCTGGTGATGATCCTAGGTGGGCTGTTCACCACGAACATGATTTACCTGACGGTGATGCTGATCCTGGCCGGGGTGGGCTGGGCGTTGATCAACATCAACTCCTTCCCCATGGTGTCTGACCTGGCGCCGCCAGGTAAGATCGGCTCGTACACGGGCCTGTACTACTTTTTCTCGATGCTGGCAGCGATCACCGCGCCGCCCCTGGTCGGTGCGCTGATGGATCAGTTTGGCCACCGTATGCTGTTTGTGTTCTCGCCTCTGTTCATGGGGCTGGCTATACTGTGTATGTCCCAGGTAAAGCGTGGCGAGGCCAGTTCCTAG
- a CDS encoding SNARE associated Golgi protein — protein MERKPAGQPHILWRAGALVLALLISVLIFVYRDQVVRFASYGYLGVFVVSVIGNATVLLPIPSLVATFVTGGVFNPVVVGIVSGAGMAIGELSGYLAGYGGGAIIRAEDRARYARLESWMRRYGGWTIFVLSVIPNPLFDLAGIAAGALHYPVWRFLLVCFLGKSIKGLAMALAGAQWLELFDRFRH, from the coding sequence GTGGAGAGAAAGCCAGCGGGCCAGCCGCATATTCTGTGGAGGGCGGGGGCGCTGGTCTTGGCGCTCCTGATCAGCGTGCTGATCTTTGTCTACCGGGATCAGGTTGTGCGCTTTGCGTCCTATGGCTATCTCGGTGTCTTTGTGGTGAGCGTCATTGGCAATGCCACGGTCCTCCTTCCCATCCCGAGCTTGGTGGCCACCTTTGTTACCGGAGGAGTATTCAATCCGGTCGTGGTGGGCATTGTGTCAGGAGCGGGCATGGCCATCGGCGAGCTGAGTGGTTACTTGGCTGGCTATGGCGGAGGAGCGATCATCCGGGCAGAAGACCGGGCGCGTTATGCGCGCTTGGAGAGCTGGATGCGCCGCTATGGTGGTTGGACTATCTTTGTCCTATCGGTCATCCCCAACCCGTTGTTCGACCTGGCCGGAATTGCCGCCGGCGCCCTGCACTATCCGGTGTGGCGATTCCTGCTGGTCTGTTTCCTAGGCAAGAGCATCAAGGGGCTGGCTATGGCTCTGGCCGGGGCACAGTGGCTAGAGTTGTTCGACCGCTTCAGGCACTAG